From one Culex quinquefasciatus strain JHB chromosome 3, VPISU_Cqui_1.0_pri_paternal, whole genome shotgun sequence genomic stretch:
- the LOC6041956 gene encoding uncharacterized protein LOC6041956, whose translation MVMSPSRRLSSPGIATHPMNMHLSSLQHSQLQLSSQMHQKLAAGLTPNHMSGFFKSPSTSPSSANANMSNNNNNNHISHHQSKSHNSSSNSSSSNNSTPTSMPSATELSAHPLNRLQSMQPFDFRKLSAAAAGLSAFTAGLPPPRLSPEAAAAQHHFNQQQAAAAAAYSQATAKRRDSQASDSSASSRHEHAAAAANFMNLSMGGHGLPFPIPPPPPPTSVAMSLANSLNHSAAAMAAAVSGNPHAASFLAQSFPNLLAASAAREQARSKSPLSSLHKMPMKAEKPSSEKSDNEKNHHERERGENVLNLSRDLAAAAAANQHMSRQGMSGHVSRMGGGMPPGAHLKKPQSPNKRQWGALPPNLGTQFVNPATGKKRVQCNVCFKTFCDKGALKIHFSAVHLREMHKCTVEGCSMMFSSRRSRNRHSANPNPKLHSPHLRRKISPHDGRSAQPHPILLPSAGMPLPNGLNPLHPFAPFPLMPHGDMRHPSLSALEFKANMEASMHRRLQEQEKHRENQRQSLSPENYRYRSPLGDASDKYLSPGHHLGGGSSIGSHLDDDDDDDDDPNGIVIDGNDDDDDDEKGFDMSLSSESEDVKSYRHSGTPEPEYENERLNHENEPQDFSLTKMKSEKLSVSSDGDDVASNVDSNEDSSVNDLQTSINQSINKRKRKSMNPTKCSIPQERLSAGSGHLSDENEEKEGDEEQGDHLVKKIKLEKEQSLINDKREASVSPKPNGESNHMDEDEMTPVKIKSEPSEHQEEAENLSMDLSKKRSTPDVNANEKFTKYSIDVKPASELMENPMALVRPKNESDDHEAEDLRRPSSADSKKSAESLDSASTLRRLENLSHGPLNEMMMQRGGLPQFPPLSYLMNAAPPSPARSRSPSPNPATSPTHDDDSDDNVDYCEEGNCFSDPNVPLDKDNPKKCSACGRMFQNHFAVKTHYQNVHLKLLHKCNIDGCNAAFPSKRSRDRHASNLNLHRKLLSTSSDSSETILPMEKQFSSFPGPLPTEFLARLYADSQKFPMNLEAFKNHLPNAAGAYADHFLNGGGQRFPPAAANPFLFPPLGGLAGFPGLSQFSHLLPHPLNGISSQLAGGRMSRSDSPISACSPPTTTNIPSPRSQHHQDHSELQAAAALLNHSRSPAATPAEEARKGQKTPDSLS comes from the coding sequence ATGGTTATGTCGCCAAGCAGACGACTGTCATCGCCAGGAATCGCCACGCACCCGATGAATATGCATTTGAGCTCGCTGCAACACTCCCAGCTTCAGTTGTCCTCGCAGATGCATCAGAAGTTGGCCGCCGGACTCACGCCGAACCATATGAGCGGGTTTTTCAAGAGTCCGTCGACCTCCCCGAGCAGCGCCAATGCTAATATgagcaataacaacaacaacaaccacatcAGTCACCACCAGTCCAAGAGTCACAACAGCAGCagtaacagcagcagcagcaacaacagcacaCCAACGAGCATGCCGTCGGCAACGGAGCTGTCCGCGCACCCGTTGAACCGTCTGCAGTCGATGCAGCCGTTTGACTTCCGCAAACTGAGTGCGGCCGCGGCCGGGCTGAGCGCCTTCACGGCCGGTCTGCCCCCGCCAAGGCTTAGTCCGGAGGCGGCCGCCGCCCAGCATCACTTCAACCAGCAGCAGGCCGCAGCCGCAGCAGCGTACTCGCAGGCGACCGCCAAGCGACGTGACTCCCAAGCGTCCGATTCATCGGCAAGCTCCCGTCACGAACACGCCGCGGCTGCCGCCAACTTTATGAACCTTTCGATGGGCGGACACGGACTACCGTTCCCGattccgccaccaccaccaccgaccTCGGTCGCAATGTCGCTGGCCAACTCGCTGAACCACTCGGCAGCAGCGATGGCTGCAGCCGTTTCCGGCAATCCGCACGCCGCCAGCTTCTTAGCGCAATCCTTCCCGAATCTGCTCGCGGCTTCAGCCGCTCGTGAACAAGCTCGCAGCAAATCGCCGCTGTCCTCGCTCCACAAGATGCCCATGAAGGCGGAAAAGCCGTCCTCGGAGAAATCCGACAACGAAAAGAACCACCACGAACGCGAACGCGGTGAGAACGTACTCAACCTGAGCCGAGATCTGGCGGCCGCCGCCGCAGCTAACCAGCACATGTCCCGACAAGGCATGTCCGGCCACGTCAGCCGCATGGGCGGTGGTATGCCCCCGGGTGCCCATCTCAAGAAACCTCAATCACCAAACAAACGCCAGTGGGGAGCACTTCCGCCCAACCTCGGAACCCAGTTCGTGAACCCAGCAACCGGCAAGAAACGGGTCCAGTGTAATGTCTGCTTCAAGACGTTCTGTGATAAGGGTGCCCTCAAGATCCACTTCTCGGCCGTTCATCTGCGCGAGATGCACAAGTGTACCGTCGAGGGTTGCAGCATGATGTTCAGCTCGCGTCGATCCCGCAACCGACACAGCGCCAACCCGAACCCGAAGCTCCACTCGCCCCACCTTCGCCGGAAGATCTCTCCGCACGATGGACGCAGCGCTCAACCCCATCCGATCCTCCTACCCTCAGCCGGTATGCCCCTACCCAACGGGCTGAACCCGCTCCATCCGTTTGCACCGTTCCCGCTGATGCCCCACGGAGATATGCGCCATCCGTCGCTGTCCGCGCTCGAGTTCAAAGCCAACATGGAAGCTAGCATGCATCGACGCCTGCAAGAACAAGAAAAGCACCGCGAAAATCAACGCCAGTCGCTCAGTCCGGAAAACTATCGCTACCGAAGTCCGCTCGGCGACGCTTCCGACAAGTACCTGTCCCCGGGACATCACCTCGGCGGCGGTAGCTCGATCGGCAGCCACCtggacgatgacgacgatgatgacgacgatCCAAACGGAATCGTCATCGACGGTAacgatgatgacgatgacgatgaaAAAGGTTTCGACATGTCGCTCAGCTCCGAATCCGAAGATGTCAAATCGTACCGACACTCGGGAACTCCCGAACCGGAGTACGAGAACGAGCGGTTGAACCACGAAAACGAACCGCAAGACTTTAGCCTAACCAAGATGAAGTCGGAAAAGCTGTCCGTTTCGTCGGACGGAGATGACGTTGCGAGCAACGTAGACAGCAACGAAGACTCGTCGGTGAACGATCTGCAAACATCGATCAACCAGTCGATCAACAAGCGCAAACGGAAGAGCATGAACCCGACCAAGTGTTCGATCCCACAGGAGCGATTGTCCGCCGGGTCGGGTCACTTATCCGATGAAAATGAAGAGAAGGAGGGAGATGAAGAGCAGGGTGATCACCTGGTAAAGAAGATCAAGCTGGAGAAGGAGCAATCGTTAATTAACGACAAACGGGAAGCTTCGGTTTCGCCGAAGCCAAACGGGGAAAGCAATCACATGGATGAGGATGAGATGACACCGGTCAAGATCAAGTCCGAACCGAGTGAGCACCAGGAGGAGGCTGAAAATCTGTCGATGGACCTGTCGAAGAAACGGTCCACCCCGGACGTGAATGCCAACGAAAAGTTCACCAAATACTCGATCGATGTAAAGCCAGCGTCCGAACTGATGGAGAATCCAATGGCACTGGTGCGTCCGAAAAACGAATCCGATGACCACGAGGCAGAAGATCTGCGTCGACCGAGTTCTGCCGACAGCAAAAAGAGCGCCGAGAGTCTTGATTCCGCCAGCACCCTGCGACGGCTCGAGAACCTGTCCCACGGCCCGCTTAACGAGATGATGATGCAACGCGGTGGACTGCCTCAGTTCCCTCCGCTGAGCTATCTGATGAACGCTGCACCTCCTAGCCCGGCCCGATCGCGGAGCCCCTCTCCGAATCCGGCCACGAGCCCAACCCACGATGACGACTCGGATGACAACGTGGACTACTGCGAGGAAGGAAACTGCTTCAGCGATCCCAACGTACCTCTCGACAAAGATAATCCAAAGAAATGTTCCGCCTGCGGACGGATGTTCCAGAATCACTTTGCGGTGAAAACCCACTACCAGAATGTGCATCTGAAGCTTCTGCACAAGTGCAATATCGACGGCTGCAATGCGGCGTTCCCTTCGAAGCGCAGCCGCGACCGACACGCATCCAACCTGAACCTGCACCGGAAGCTGCTCTCGACCAGTTCCGACAGCAGCGAAACCATCCTCCCGATGGAGAAACAGTTTTCGTCCTTCCCCGGTCCACTGCCCACGGAGTTCCTTGCTAGGCTGTACGCCGATTCCCAAAAGTTCCCGATGAACCTGGAAGCGTTCAAAAATCACCTCCCGAATGCCGCCGGAGCGTACGCGGACCACTTCCTGAACGGCGGTGGCCAGCGGTTCCCACCGGCCGCCGCCAACCCGTTCCTGTTCCCGCCCCTCGGAGGACTGGCCGGCTTCCCCGGTCTGTCCCAGTTCTCGCACCTGTTACCACACCCCCTGAACGGAATCTCCTCCCAGCTGGCGGGTGGTCGGATGTCCCGCTCGGACTCACCCATCTCGGCGTGTTCCCCCCCGACGACCACCAACATTCCATCGCCCAGGTCGCAGCACCACCAGGACCACTCGGAGCTGCAGGCGGCCGCTGCCCTGCTCAACCACAGTCGATCCCCCGCGGCCACACCCGCCGAGGAGGCGCGCAAGGGACAAAAGACGCCCGACTCCCTCTCGTGA